From a region of the Vidua macroura isolate BioBank_ID:100142 chromosome 25, ASM2450914v1, whole genome shotgun sequence genome:
- the LOC128819107 gene encoding cbp/p300-interacting transactivator 3: MAEHMMMPMSHGGAGLQSYRMGVSGLQGPPQHGQHVLRTLPAAAQMMPYGGAGMDGAMRPRPSLSGQMGHHQMQSAMMFNGPGQQQQYMGPVGTQQLMASMHLQKLNTQYQGHPLGMSNGPMGAGAQQYRVGPGQHPGMQHMPSPALTLNVMDTDLIDEEVLTSLVLELGLDRIQELPELFLGQNEFDFISDFVSKQQPSAISC; encoded by the coding sequence ATGGCCGAGCATATGATGATGCCGATGAGCCACGGTGGCGCCGGGCTGCAGAGCTACCGCATGGGGGTGAGCGGGCTGCAGGGACCCCCGCAGCACGGGCAGCATGTGCTGAGGACGCTGCCTGCCGCCGCTCAGATGATGCCCTACGGAGGGGCTGGCATGGACGGTGCCATGAGGCCAAGACCCAGCCTCAGCGGACAGATGGGCCACCACCAGATGCAGAGCGCGATGATGTTCAATGGCCCgggtcagcagcagcagtacaTGGGGCCGGTGGGCACCCAGCAGCTCATGGCCAGCATGCACCTACAAAAACTCAACACCCAGTACCAGGGCCACCCGCTGGGCATGAGCAACGGGCCCATGGGAGCTGGTGCCCAGCAGTACAGAGTGGGGCCGGGCCAGCACCCGGGCATGCAGCACATGCCCTCACCAGCGCTGACATTGAATGTTATGGACACTGATCTTATAGATGAGGAGGTCTTGACATCCCTTGTCCTGGAATTGGGGTTGGACCGGATTCAGGAGCTGCCAGAGTTATTCTTGGGACAGAACGAGTTCGACTTCATTTCAGACTTTGTTAGCAAACAGCAACCCAGTGCCATCAGCTGCTGA